Sequence from the Panicum virgatum strain AP13 chromosome 5N, P.virgatum_v5, whole genome shotgun sequence genome:
ATCGGAGCTGACCCCAGGACATAGAATTCGGGGAACTAATAAACAAACTATTATAAATCAATTACTGGGGTTGACTCGGATCTCGAGGTCGCTCAGCCGGTTGCTTACTACTCTGGGGTTTAACTAGATACTGACAGAGGGAGAGACTGAGAGCaggagcggcagcagcagaaGGAAGCTGCTAGCTTGGTGaagcccgccggccggccgggaaaAGCATGAAGACCTGGGTGCAGAACCACCTCAACGTCGGCCTCATCGTCGGCGTCCTCTTCGTGGTCCTCACCTATCTCCTCGTTTCCCAGCAGGCTGGCACCGCCGGCAGCACCAGAGGTAATGAACCATTCGCTCCACCTCAAGTCCTCAACCACTGCAGGTGCTCATCTGTTGGTCACTCACGGGCTCACGGCATAGCGTGCTACTGCTTAATCTGCAGTTGTCACAACGGTAGCACAATGGCTCGCGGATAAGCAGCTGAATGAAGGATCTAGTGAAGAAGGTGAGCGCTTGTGGGTGTGTGCCACTAGTGCATCTCCCCAACTTGTAGTCGATGAACTGATAATTCTTGCTTGTTGCTGATGAATCTGCAGTTGCTTCTACGGATGCACGACAGATACAGGATAAACAGCTGATCCAAGATCCCAGTGAAACAGGTGAGAACACCTGTTACTTTGTTTATAAATTTCGGGGAAAAAAACCATATGACCTTGTTTTAGGAAGCTTACACACTCAGTTAGTCAGCCCTAGCTCGTTCACAAAAATATTGAATTGATCTCGGTGGATATTTTTTTCCTGGCGAGGAACAGAGGCGGTCACCACCAAGGTTATGTGCAGCATGGAGGAGCGCCTGTCTGACTACTGCGAGCTTGATGGCGACGTCCGCATCCGCGGCAGAGCCTGGTCGGTGGACATCGTCCCCTCGAGCGGGTCGTCGTCGGAGCGCCGCGCGTGGAAGATCCGGCCCTACTCTCGCCGGAGCGCCACCCAGGTCGACCTGCTCAACGTGACGCAGCTGCAGGGCCCCGACGGCGCCCCGGCGTGCACGGTGACCTACAGCAAGCCGGCCATCATCTTCGCGCTGGGCGGGTACACCGGCAACGTCTTCCACGACCACGCCGACGTGCTCCTGCCGCTGTTCTACCTGTCGCGGCAGTACGGCCGCGAGGTCCAGCTGCTGGTCATCAACCGGGTCCAGCCGTGGTGGCTGGGCAAGTACAGGCTCGCCCTGCGCGCCATGTCCAGGTACGACGTCGTGAACCTCGACGGCGACACGCACGTCCGGTGCTTCCGGCGCGTCACCGTGGGGCTCCGCCTGCACAAGGACTTCGGCATTGTGCCGGAGCGGGTGCCGGGGGGGCTCCGCCTCGCCATGCCCGACTTCACGCGGTTCCTGCGCGAGGCCTACGCGctcccgcgcggcgcggcggcgagcccggCCCGGGAGCCGCACCAGCGGCCGCGGCTGATGCTGATCCAGCGGCAGCCGCACCGGCGGTTCCTGAACGAGAAGGAGATCgtgcgggcggcggaggaggccgggttCGAGGTGGTGGTGACGGAGCTGCGCTTCGACGCGGCCGTGGACGAGCAGGCGCGGCTGGTGAACTCGTTCGACGCCATCCTGGGGCTCCACGGCGCCGGGATGACGAACGAGGTGTTCCTGCCGCCGGGCGGGGTGCTCATCCAGGTGGTGCCGCTGGGGAAGCTGGACCTGATGGCGAGGGTGGAGTacggcgagccggcggcggagatggGGCTCAAGTACCTTTGCTACAACATCACCGTGCAGGAGAGCTCGCTGCTGGAGGCGCTGGGGCCGGACGACCCGGCGATCACGGACCCGGACTCCGTGCACCGCAGGGGGTGGGCCGCGCTCTACGACATCTACCTCACCAAGCAGGACGTCCGCCTCGACATcgcccgcttctcgctcacgcTCGCGGAGGCCATGGACCACCTCCGGTCGcagtagggggggggggggggggggggggtgggcaCCGGAATGCATCGGTAGATCCGGTGCCACACACAGGAGACAGGACACAGCCATGCGTCTGAATACATCAAGTAGTTGTTCGTTATTTGGTGAACCGTTTGCGTGGCAAGAATACTCAGCTCGCTATATGTAAGTGATCCCTAATACACAAAATGTACCTCGTATTTTTATCGAGCGACGTGTTGCAGCGGTGAGGAAGTGTCAAATGGCACTCGGCTTAATTCAACCACTACGATTTGCACTGGCGCCTCACTTTTTATTAGCACCCGAAAATTGATTTGTGCTAGTGCTCGGTTTAATAAGCCACTGTCAACACAAATACATAGgctatgtttagttcccaaaattttttaaaattctccgtcacatcgaatttttggataCATACATGAGAAATTAAATAtacttttaaaaaataactaattgcacagtttagctgtaaatgatgagatgaatcttttgagcctaattaatccataattggacactaattaccaaataaaaatgaaagtgctacagtagctaatccaaaaaattttgcgaactaaacacacccatatACTCCCCCGTTTAAAAATATAATTCGTCTTAACTTGAGGTAATAttcaaaaaattatgcaaatgTAGTCAAGTTTaagtatcttgaagaaatttattaataaagcaaTCCACAAAAAAAGAAGTAATATTGTACACAAAATTtttaataagacgagtggtcaaacttgaggtcaaaaagatcaaacgaattataatttAGAAAGGTGTGAGTATATCATTTCTACTAGCGGTTACTGCACTCGAACTACAAGTTAATTTATCCTAATTTTTCATGTGAGATTAAATGgagataaactttatatcaCAATTGTAGAGCTTGATAATGAGATTATGCAATTGATTTTGCTCCAGGGCTGTACAAGCTGGCATGGAGAAAGAACAGGAAGCTGAAGGACGAGCTACAATATCAAAGCTGGACAAGAGGGGGCGTGATGCATGATACTTTATAGGAAATAACAGAGTTTGTGATTCTTTGGGATCTGGTACAGCAGGTGCAACTGATTGATAGAAGTGATGAAATTTGTTGGCATTGGACCGTAGATGAGGTTACACTTCTAAGTCAGTATACCAGTAACATTTGGAAGGCGCAGGCAGAAGGGAAATGTAACTATTTTTTTTGCTTGGCTACTAGTGCAAAGCAAAATCCACAAGTGCCCAAGGATTTTTTGCCCGGACGCATGGGTGGCGGTTTAGTCTTAGGATCGACGGTCATTATTGTGTGAGGATCTAAAACTGATTTAGGTTGTGTGTCATTTGGGTAGAGGTCGGAAAAATTTCAAGACGATGTGTTATCTTGATGTATCTTTTttgaaatcaataaagtttCCCTTTTCCAAAACAAAGCTAATAAGTTGATCAAGAGGGAATTGGCCCTGTGACCAAATTTGCTGCCTCTGTGCTCAAGAACAAGAAACTGCAAACCATCTATGCCTGGAATGTGTCCATGCACGAGAGGTGTGGACTGTGATTCAGGATCCGATAGTACTAATGAGCATTAGTACCGGGTTCAACTTACGTATTGGTACTTGATTCAACTTACGTACTCGCTCCGTCCCTGAAAAGTACAATTCtacatttgaaaaaaaaagaaatccgaCAAAGAGTACAATTCTAGAAATTGAATCTCAACTACCCACCTAATTAAGTGGTGAGATTTGATTTGCATGCTAAAGCTAACTCCATATTGCAAACAATGAGGGTAAAGTTTTTTCACATCACTACTAATCTATCCGGAAAAAATTAGAATAGTACTCTTCATGAGGTGGAGagagtatatatttttttctttcacgGATGCACTGCTGTGTGGCTGGTTCGCTGCCGCAGTCGACAACAGCGGGAGTCCTACTTCTCCGGCGGCAAGAACCGCTACCACGATTGCAGGATGGGCCCGTCAACCACTGCCCGAGAGGGATCCAGTCGGATGACAACGGTGCGGGCAACGACGAGGGATGCAGCTACTATCCGACACACCCACCCTCACACCGATGAGGGATCCGAAATCCACAGTATTTCTATTTGCGGGTATTGTGTCCATCCCTAAAAATAGCTTTTTAAGCATTTTTAAAAATCCGTTCGTAGTAGTGTGATGTATTGGAAAAGTTAGTTACTACTCATATTTTTTTCGACTGAGGCAAACTCCCATGTGCCACCTTCTGGCAAGAAAGAATGCAAATCCAAGGTAGTTTTTTAGACGAATAGAGTAAAGCGCATCCTGCCAATTTCACTTATCAACGAGGACAGGCGTATTTGTGTTTATATCTGGAACACATCCAGGCACTCAAGccttaaaaaaaatcacaataTTTTGACGCTGATACTACTGATACTTTGTTTTTTTACTCGAAAGGATACTTAGCTTATTCCGCatcatatttttttagataatggataaAAATCCAGCCTCTACGTCCAGAGACATACGCAGCCCAAATATTACAACGATTATGAAAAAGAGCAACAACTGTTCACAAATAAGAACAATGAACTAGCACAGCCTATATAAGTGCTTCCAACAACCGTTAGCCTGCTCCAACGAGACCATCTCAATTCTAGTGCTCAATGATGATAGTAAGTTCTTGTTGTGCTCATCACGCTGCAACTGCGTCCAAAAACATAGCCAATACGTTCCCTTAAAAATGACCTGCAGAATAGAGTTATATTTAATTCTATAAAAATAATGTCATTGCGGGTATTCCGCATCATATGCATCGATCTCTTCTTCTTCAATCTAGATCAGGTCAATTCCCTAGGGAAATCGGATCTCGAGGTCGCTTGACAGTGGCTTCCTGGttccgagttttttttttcaaactctgGCCACTAGATTTTAACCAAAATACTCGTCGCATCATGTGCAAGCATTTACTTGATTTGTTATCAAATAACGACACAGATCCCAGTGCTGCTTGTTGAAATCAATGTTACGCCACTTAAACAATGCATTTGGGCTACTCCAATGAGCTCACAACCGGAGACCacgagttcgccgtgtgcccgaggcacacggcgaagaaccgtaagcacacggcgaagacttCGCCGATGGTGGTCGACGGTAAAGCGCCGACGGCAGCTACAGGGACGGCGAAGcccttgtttgccgtgtgtcaaaaATCACGCACACGGCGAacctttttgccgtgtgcatatATAGGCGCACGGCGAAAAAAAGCGAGAAGACGCCGTCCGGGCTAACTGACGGCGTCGGCGTCTGTTCGCCGTGTGTCTGCACCGTGGACACACGGTGAACTTTcagacttcgccgtgtgtcattggttctggcacacggcaaatcagtaagtttcgccgtgtgcctagctTATGACGCACGGCGAATTATGGTCAGGTCGCTGTGTGCCTagccctggcacacggcgaactaggTTTCCAGGGTAGTCacatggtcactttgccgtgtgcctagtccctggtacacggcaaagtgaccaaacagatcctattcttttttgtttttcacgTATAAAGGACCCCATATCACAACATATATATCACATGCATTACATATCACATATATATCACAACTAGCCGGAAATAACTTCAAAAACATCCAGAAGTCCAATGCAAAGTCCAGAAGTTCACAAATACATATCTAGAAGTTCACAAGTCCATAAATATTGAAATAAACAAGTTTATGGCTGTGGTGGGTCGTCGAACGGTGGGGCGCCGCCGAACTGAGGCGGGAACAACTGTTGTGGGAGCGTCGGTGAGATGCCCGGCGACAATTTTGGCGTATTCGATGCAATAGTAGAGCATGGAAATTAACCACATCAACACATCCTCGGACTGTCCCAAAAACGGGGACAATTCGAAACACATACGGTTCCATATATGCAAAGAGCTGCATATTTCGAACCGTATctctttcgaacgggagacgcctagaTTACGTGAAGCACAAACAAGATAAGTAAATAAAAGTCTGTGATGACTCACCTAACTGTCCCGCAAAGTGACGAGTCAACAACGGTGCCACAACCTCTCCTAAAAAAACAACTACATAGTATCAATAATTGAACATTTCAGTTTGAAATTCTGCAAAGATAAAACAGCACAGTGGTCGACAACTAACAAACATGCCtcagatatgttccctttcatttgaccttgaacttgaagcataagaaacctaaaataaattcatgaccgccattaaaccatgtgacacatccagcccaatcgatgtgtcacatggtttcaTGACAACCATGATAAGCATATCCATAGAACAGAAATAACACACTTCGACTAACACTCatgctcaagctcaaggtcaATATATATAGCATATATCATCACAAGcaatataattttctacaagCTTAATCAAGAGGTCAACAAGATTATTTAGGTCTTTAAAGCTATCATCTTTTCTCAAGTCATCAATATAGTTATCAAGTTGCATTTCAAGTTGCACTCGCAGGGTATCTGTACTTTCAAGCTACCATGATTAATTGGGCTACCAAATTACCAACCTAGAACATGCACTCGCAGAGTATCTGTACAAGAACACAAGAAGCAAGCTAATTACCTTGCCTTTGCACGCCGCAGCACGACCACGAGGTACCAGCGGGGGCTCTCgggggcggcgtgggcggcggtccggcggcgtgcggaccaggcggcgcaggggcgtgggtgcggacggcggaggcggggtCGGGCCCGAGAGCAGGCCGGGcgcacggccgcggcgggggccggcctgggcgcgcggaggaggatggggccgcggcggacggcggaggcggggccggCGTCGGAGCGGCCTCGGGGCGTGGTTGCCCCGGACCAGgccgggcgtggcggcggcgctccaagGAGGAGCACGGGGCGGTGGACCGCGGGTGGCGCGCCGAGGGGGGAGGGAGCGGAGCTggaagccggcggcgggggcggcgcgggcggcggtggacggGGGCGGCGGACGGGGGCTGCGTGAGAAGCTCTTGACCTAGCTAGGCGGCAGTGTGTGTGTGACGGGTTGGGGGCGCGCGGACGGGGGTGGCGCGGCTAAGTGCTGAACGCcgttttcgccgtgtgccaagatccgggacacacggcgaagcctgacttcgccgtgtgtttcagtttaggcacacggcgaaatttTTTTGCAGTGAATAATTTAATGTTCAAAATTTGatattgaacttttcaaaaaacaACTAAATCTAAACACTCAAATTTTTTATATGGCCTCAATAAATTTGATGAGTTTTTTTTAACTAATTCCATTCTATTGTTTCATGTCATAATTAATCACATTTTACTTATGGCAATTATAGTAGTTTATTTGCAATTAAAACATTAAAAATACCAAATGGagccaaaaaaatttgaaatttcaaCATGACTAAATCATTATTGCATATTGtctatataaaaattttgaacgtcaaactgaaatttttctaTCATAACATGTACAAACTTaaccttctcttcttcttctctcggAAACTTCTTCGGGAAACTCTCAGTTTATAAGCATCATCATGACAAAATGTTCGTatcgtgctcaaatttttaccatacattCGACGTATGATAGCATGAAGTTCGggcaaatctcataattttctgacATCGTTCGAATTTTACATAATTCAAAAACTATTTGCCACCACGATCGTCGTAATGTTTCATTACCAcaatctttgaaattttgtttcaaCTACTACATAAACTCTAACACTACAGTCAATattatgaatatcatttttttaaaaaaatttcctaTTATTTAATACCCTTTGGAATTAAATTAGATTTACAtgaaataaaacaataaattgAAATAAATTAGTTTAATACAACTAATATATCTATAAAAATCTCATATTCAAACATAGAGTACCAAACAAATTATGAAGAGTGTAGAAAAAATTTGGAAGCAaaaacatgattttttttcgtgttcgccgtgtgctcaactaaggcacacggcaaacataatctttgccgtgtgcctagagccaggcacacggcaaaggtctaTGTGT
This genomic interval carries:
- the LOC120675561 gene encoding beta-1,2-xylosyltransferase XYXT1-like, which translates into the protein MKTWVQNHLNVGLIVGVLFVVLTYLLVSQQAGTAGSTRVVTTVAQWLADKQLNEGSSEEVASTDARQIQDKQLIQDPSETEAVTTKVMCSMEERLSDYCELDGDVRIRGRAWSVDIVPSSGSSSERRAWKIRPYSRRSATQVDLLNVTQLQGPDGAPACTVTYSKPAIIFALGGYTGNVFHDHADVLLPLFYLSRQYGREVQLLVINRVQPWWLGKYRLALRAMSRYDVVNLDGDTHVRCFRRVTVGLRLHKDFGIVPERVPGGLRLAMPDFTRFLREAYALPRGAAASPAREPHQRPRLMLIQRQPHRRFLNEKEIVRAAEEAGFEVVVTELRFDAAVDEQARLVNSFDAILGLHGAGMTNEVFLPPGGVLIQVVPLGKLDLMARVEYGEPAAEMGLKYLCYNITVQESSLLEALGPDDPAITDPDSVHRRGWAALYDIYLTKQDVRLDIARFSLTLAEAMDHLRSQ